The DNA segment ACGAGATGACGCGGAAGTCGCCGACCGCGATGCGCATGCTGAAGTACGCGTTCAACATGACCGACGACGGGATGGTCGGCCAGCAGGTGTTCGCCGGCGAGGCGACCCGCCTCGCGTACATGACCGACGAGGCCCAGGAGGGGAGAGACGCCTTCTTAGAGAAGCGCGAGCCGGAGTTCCGCGAGCACCCCTGGCACTACTGAGGCGGCGTCGACCCCCGGCGAACGAGGCCGACGCGGCACGGTTTAACAGCCGGCCCGCCAACGGGCGTGCATGGAGAAAGTGACCCTCTCGGACGCGTTCGAGTCCATCGACGAGCAGTGGGACCCCCACCTCGCCGGCGAACTGAACGGGCAGGCCGTGAAGCTCGCGAAGGCCGAGGGAGAGTTCGTCTGGCACAGCCACGCCGACGCCGACGAGCTATTCTTCGTCACCGACGGTCGCCTCCGGATCGAGTTCCGCGGCCGCGACGACGTCGTCCTGGAGGCGGGCGAACTGCTCGTCGTCCCCCGCGGGATCGAACACCGACCGGTCGCCGAACCGGAGGCGAACATCCTCCTGTTCGAGCCCGCCGGCACGCGGAACACGGGCGATGTGGAGAACGAGCTGACAAAGGAGGAGCCGGAGCGCGTCGACGGGTGATTGGGCCGGGCGGTGCTACGGAAATTTCCAATAGGTGACGAGGGCTACTTCGGGTTCGCTTGGTAAGCGAACCCGCTACCGATAGGCCTATTGAGTCAGTTTTATCCTTTCGAGAATCTTCTCAGACGGAGGTATGTCTAATAGTTATAAACCTGTGTCTCCCTCTTCCGTCGAATAATTCGGATGATGTCCGGTGTCTGTCTTAACGCAGCATTATTATTGTTATTTTTATAATAGCAATTAGACTGTAGAATAACACGTTCGGCATGGCGAACAACTCGAGTGGAAAGACATCGCGTCGATCAGCGCTTCAAAAAGGAGGCGTCGTGCTGACGGGTGCGGTCCTCGGACTTTCGTCCACATCGACGCCGGTGGCCGCCGAGCCGACCGAAATCGATGAGTGTATGACCATCTCCGAATCGGGTGAGTACGTTCTTTCCGATGATCTCGATGCAGAAGGCGATTGTTTTCGGCTCGATAGCTCAGACATCATCTTAGATGGTAACGGCCATACAATTTCCGGCGATGGAAATGGTGCCGGAATAACTGGAGAAAAAAACCCTGTAATTCGTAATCTAACGATAGAGAATTTCGGAACTGGTTGTTATGTTTCCGGAAATGAAGTCGGCGAAATGACACTTAAAAATGTCATTGTGTCAGACACGTTCGCAGGGATCGCTGGAGACATACAGGTAGATGTGAATATCGGAAATTCTACAATAAAAAACAACAGGGTAGGTATCGCTCCTACAGAGGCCTTTGGAATCACGATAACTGAGAGTATCTTAAGCGGAAATGAGGTCGCAGTGTATGCTACCCAGGAAGGAAATGTCATGGAAGTAAAGAATAGCACTATCACAGAGAATGCCACGGGAATTGAGGCTGGTATTGGCACATTCGTCAACAATACCATCGCCAACAACAATGGGTACGGTCTCCAATTAGGCGGCCTAGTGGCGGATACATCCGTCGGCCCCATCACGATCTCCGGAAACGATATTCGAAACAATGCTGGTCCTGGAATCAAGTTCACTGCCGGCGTTGGGGAGGTTCGAGAAAACGAGATTAGGGAGAATCAGATCGGCATTGAGATGACAGGTGAGTTCTTCGATGGCGGCATCCCACCCGATTACGAGATTACGAAAAACATTATCGAAGATAATGTCGAGTTTGGAATAAAGAACAACGCAGATACGCAATTCGACGGTCAGGTAGATACTCATGCGCCCTGCAACTACTGGGGCGACCCGACCGGACCCGTCCACCCGGAGAACCCATTCGAAGACCCGGAGGGTGACGAGATCGACGGCGACGTAGAGTTCATCCCGTGGTCGGTCGAGCCGATACGCGACGGGGAAGCCACCTGTATCGGCGGACAGCCGATCGGTGACTTCCAGAGCCCTCCGACCGATCCGGACGGAGACGGTCTCTACGAGGACATCAACGGTGACAGCAAATCCGACATCGTTGACGTGCAGGCGCTGTTCAAGAATCAGGAGAACGAGACCATTCAGAACAACGCGAACGCGTTCGATTTCAACGGAGATGGCACGGTCAACGTCGTCGACGTTCAGAAGCTGTTCAGCGAAATGTGATCTCCGCCTCGTCGAGACCGCGTTATGCAGTTAACGGGGATCAGACTGTTTCGTATTCTCGTTTGTCTGGACGCAAGGAGCGAGATCGTCCGGCGTGAGCAGGCCATCGAATCACGGGACGCTATATCGATACTACGGTCTGTACGCCGTGGGCATCCCGTGTTAATTGAACCCGATACTGTCAGGTCTGCCGATCACGGACGATAAACGCGGGGGATCTGCTGGCGTAATCGTGAGCTGCGTAATTAGCCATTAACGTCGGCTGATACACTCATAACAAATTGCGGTTGGTTTCTTAATATATCTGATCCCGCCGAATCAGAGCATCCCGAGACGTGTGGCGCGCTCTCGTTCGCGCGAACGCGCACCTCGAGGGTCAGAACAGCGACGGAGGGACGTTAGAGACGAAGAGCGTGGTCGCTATCGCGGTGATAGTGCTGATCGCGACCGTCGGTATCAGCGGCGCCGCGCTGGGAGTCGGCCCGGACGCAGCCCCGGAGACGGGAGCGGCACATCAGGAGAATCCGCTCGAGACGGCGGTGAGTCGCGAGACGACGATCGAGATACAGAACGACTACGACGCGCAGTTCGAGGCGGAGAGTTAGCTCAAAAAACCAGCATTTCGACTCCTCTTTTTATATACAATTTCCGTTGAACAGCCGGTCGCCGAGGATGACACGCTGATTGTTCGTCGTTTTCGGAGAGTGTAGAATAACCGAGACCGAAATCAAGGACGTCTTGCTCAGTGAAACCCGCGGTCGACGTCGTCCTCGTCGATCAGGTCCTCCAGCTCCGAGGAGAGGAGTTCCTCGGCCTCGTCGAACGTATCGGAGAGCTCGTCGAGCTCGTCGGGCCGCCCGTCGAACCGGTAGTCCATGGGGCCGAAGGCGGGCGAGTCGACCGCTTCCATCACGTCCTCGAACAGGTGATCGGCGCTCGTCGGCGCCTCGGCGTGGACCTTCAGCGTCTCGCGGAGCCGCGTCGCCACGTCCTTCGCCTGCTCCTCGTCCTCGGGCGGCGACCGCACCGCGAACCGACCGTCCGACTCCTCGTTCGGGAGCAGGGGATCGAGCTCGTCGTCGACCTTGCGAGCCACCCGCGCGCCGACGCCGCGGAGGTCACGCGGGTTCTTCGCGTACGTCTTCAGGTGATAGACGCCGACGTTCGGGTGGCCGAAGTAGAGGTCCTCGCCGAGCCCCTCGCGCCGGGAGCCGGCGACGGCCCGCCAGCCGTCCGGGTCGGTCGAGTCGCTCGCGACGTCCGCGAGGATGTCGTCCCAGTCTCGTACGCGCATCTCGACGTATTATAGCGGGGAGAGCCGCATGAGCGTGTCGGTCGCGGCGGGGCGGAGCGAGCTGACCGCGGCGGGGCGACGCGGTCAGTCCCGCGTGCGGCGGTGCCCCGTCCGCGCGAGCAGCGCCGTCCCGGCGACGAGGAAGACGACGCTGAAGGGCGTGACGGCGCCGACCGCGACGTCGACGACGCCCCACAGCACGAACCCGGCGTACAGCGCGGTCCGGAACCGGTCCGTGTCGAACCCCTCGACCGCGGCGCCCCAGACGACGATCAGCGCGATGTAGGCGTTGACGGCGACGTCGCCGAGGGCGGCGATCCCCTGCGTCTCCAGTCGGGCGTAGCCGCTGACCGCGGACAGGACCGCCATCGAGAGGACGAAGACGACGACCGCCGGGCGCCCGTAGCGGTAGAGGGTCGAGTCGGTCATGAGGCCACGTCGCGGCCGCAGTCGCAAGTCGATTTCGGCTCCGCGGTGACGCCCACCGACAGCGTTTTTCGAGCCCGCCGCCGATGACGGCCGTGAACGTTCGGGGGCCGATCCTCTCCGTCGGAGAGTCGCGAACGGTGTCGACGTCGTACGGGGACCGGGAGCTCCGCGAGCTCCGGATCCGGCCCGAGCGCGGCGCGGCCGACCCGGTCGACGTGACGCTGTGGGGGAAGTGGACGGAGACCGCCGAGCACGCCGAGCCGGGCATGGAGCTGGTCGTCACCGACGCCGAGGAGGACGAGTTCGGCGGCGAGGTCGGGTACGCGACCACGGGCGACTCGTGGGTCGTGCTCGAGCCCGACTTCCTCGTCGACGTGACCGGGATCCGGTCGTGGGTGCAGTGCCCGCGGATGTACTACCTGAACAAGCTCTCGGGGATCCCGCTCAACTACCCGGTGGTCAAGGGAACGATCGTCCACGAGGTGTTCGGCGACCTGCTCCGCGGGATGGACCTCGAGGAATCGGTCGCGGACCGCGTCGAGGAGGCCGGTCTCGAACTCGGGCTGCTGGGGTACGAACCGGAGGAGGTCGCCGACGAGGTACGCCGCAACGCGGCCGCGATCGAGGGATGGCTCGCGCAGGGGACGCTCTCCGACGAGGACACGTGGCGGTCGGAGTTCACCCTCGTCTCGCCGACGTTCGGCCTGAAGGGTCGCGCCGACGCGCTCCGCCGCGGGACCCCCGTCGAACTGAAGACCGGGAAGAACACCAAGCGGGAGCCGCGCTTCCACGACAAGATCCAGGCGGCCTGCTACGCCCTGATGCTGGACGAGCGCGGCGTCGACCCCGACATCGGGACGCTGCTGTACACGAAGAACACCGCCCTGGACCGCAACGAGGAGTCGGGGGACCTCGCGCCAGCCAAGGAGTTCTCGGTCGGTCGGGGCCTGCTGGAGTTCGTCGTCCGCGAGCGAAACGCCCTCGCGGCGATGGAGTGGCGCGCGCTCAACGACCCCGGCGAGCGCCCCACGGTCCCGACGGGGTACGAGGCCGACGCGAAGTGCCAGTACTGCTTCGAGCAGGACACCTGCATGGTCGTCTCCGGCCGTCTCGACCAGGAGTCGAAGGCGGGGTCGGTCGGGACCCCCGTCCCCGACGAGGAGCGCGACTACTTCGACCGCTTCTACGTCGCCTTGGAGGAGGAGCGCCGCGAGACCCACGCCGAGTACCGGAAGCTGTGGGAGCAGACCCCCGCGGAGCGCGCCGACGACGACCGCGCGCTGATCGACCTCGAACCGGTCTCGCAGACCGAGATCGACGACGCGCGGTGGGAGCTCCGCGCCCGCAAGCCCGGCGACGCCGTCTCCAAGCTCCGCGAGGGCGACGTGGCGCTCGCCAGCGACGGCGACCCGATAGGGGGACACGCCGAGCTCGGCCGCATCACCGAACTGGGCGACGAGGTCGTCGTCGAGACCGACGAACCCGTGGAGCTCCGGCGGCTCGACGTCTACCCCTCCGAGATCTCCGTCGACCGCTCGCTCACCGCGCTCCACGACGCGATCCTGAAGGGGAGCGATCGGCGCAAGGACGTGCTGTTCGGGCGGCGCGAGCCCGGGTTCCGGGACGCCTCCGACCGCCCGGCGGGAGCGCCCGGGAGCGACGACCCGGACGCCCCCGACGCCTACATCGGTAACAACGCGTCCCAGAACGAGGCCGTCGCGCTCGCGGTCGACGCCGAGGACTGCGCGCTGATCCACGGCCCGCCGGGGACCGGGAAGACGTACACCATCGCCCGGACGATTCGGGCCTTGGTCGAGGAAGGGAACCGTGTGCTGCTCTCCGCGTTCACCAACCGCGCGGTCGACAACGCCCTCGAAGCGCTTCGGGACCAGGGCTTCGAC comes from the Halorubrum depositum genome and includes:
- a CDS encoding cupin domain-containing protein translates to MEKVTLSDAFESIDEQWDPHLAGELNGQAVKLAKAEGEFVWHSHADADELFFVTDGRLRIEFRGRDDVVLEAGELLVVPRGIEHRPVAEPEANILLFEPAGTRNTGDVENELTKEEPERVDG
- a CDS encoding right-handed parallel beta-helix repeat-containing protein encodes the protein MANNSSGKTSRRSALQKGGVVLTGAVLGLSSTSTPVAAEPTEIDECMTISESGEYVLSDDLDAEGDCFRLDSSDIILDGNGHTISGDGNGAGITGEKNPVIRNLTIENFGTGCYVSGNEVGEMTLKNVIVSDTFAGIAGDIQVDVNIGNSTIKNNRVGIAPTEAFGITITESILSGNEVAVYATQEGNVMEVKNSTITENATGIEAGIGTFVNNTIANNNGYGLQLGGLVADTSVGPITISGNDIRNNAGPGIKFTAGVGEVRENEIRENQIGIEMTGEFFDGGIPPDYEITKNIIEDNVEFGIKNNADTQFDGQVDTHAPCNYWGDPTGPVHPENPFEDPEGDEIDGDVEFIPWSVEPIRDGEATCIGGQPIGDFQSPPTDPDGDGLYEDINGDSKSDIVDVQALFKNQENETIQNNANAFDFNGDGTVNVVDVQKLFSEM
- a CDS encoding AAA domain-containing protein encodes the protein MNVRGPILSVGESRTVSTSYGDRELRELRIRPERGAADPVDVTLWGKWTETAEHAEPGMELVVTDAEEDEFGGEVGYATTGDSWVVLEPDFLVDVTGIRSWVQCPRMYYLNKLSGIPLNYPVVKGTIVHEVFGDLLRGMDLEESVADRVEEAGLELGLLGYEPEEVADEVRRNAAAIEGWLAQGTLSDEDTWRSEFTLVSPTFGLKGRADALRRGTPVELKTGKNTKREPRFHDKIQAACYALMLDERGVDPDIGTLLYTKNTALDRNEESGDLAPAKEFSVGRGLLEFVVRERNALAAMEWRALNDPGERPTVPTGYEADAKCQYCFEQDTCMVVSGRLDQESKAGSVGTPVPDEERDYFDRFYVALEEERRETHAEYRKLWEQTPAERADDDRALIDLEPVSQTEIDDARWELRARKPGDAVSKLREGDVALASDGDPIGGHAELGRITELGDEVVVETDEPVELRRLDVYPSEISVDRSLTALHDAILKGSDRRKDVLFGRREPGFRDASDRPAGAPGSDDPDAPDAYIGNNASQNEAVALAVDAEDCALIHGPPGTGKTYTIARTIRALVEEGNRVLLSAFTNRAVDNALEALRDQGFDEVLRVGSETGVRGDMQDVRLVQRGDPNAKAAELRDAPVVAATTAACGSRVMRECEFDVALVDEASQLTEPGTHAAINLADRFVLVGDHEQLPPVVRAENDLKTSLFQRLIEAYPDASVMLDRQYRMSQRIQAFASAEFYDGALRPATPEVAGQTLRDLGVDPADLPDGLAGGVDFVDPDGTRDGNRNVREAERVAEVVDAYLGAGVDPDDVGVIAPFRAQVAEIGRRTPVTVDTVDRFQGSSKEVIVVSLVATGDLDGPIFEDHRRMNVALTRAKKQLTLVGDADALGSEPFYERMLNWARR